A stretch of the Glandiceps talaboti chromosome 23, keGlaTala1.1, whole genome shotgun sequence genome encodes the following:
- the LOC144452608 gene encoding aldo-keto reductase family 1 member B7-like translates to MSASTTTLSNGAKIPLIGLGTWPGWEPVKGKTAEAVKAAIDIGYRHIDTAYVYQIESEVGEGIKAKIQDGTVKREDLFVTSKLWQKYMAPEDVKPALLNTLKDLKLHYVDLYLIHKPTPYQNIGTDAIPKNEKGEVLFNDDIDHAATWKEMEKLVDEGLVKSIGISNCNHHQVQFFLDNSRIKPVVNQFETHPYLTMTKLVEYCQSRGVHVTASSPFGSPGAPEANPPDPSLLKHPKVTALAERYKKSTGQVLLRFLTQQNISVVPKSVTPSRIKDNLTVFDFDLTDEEMKVLKSLNMNWRAHPHLWDRPCRHYPFNENYD, encoded by the exons ATGTCGGCATCAACCACCACACTGTCAAATGGAGCTAAGATCCCTTTAATTGGTCTAGGGACATGGCCAGGCTGGGAG CCAGTAAAGGGTAAAACAGCCGAGGCTGTGAAAGCAGCCATAGATATTGGATACCGCCATATTGACACGGCCTATGTGTACCAAATAGAATCCGAAGTAGGGGAAGGTATCAAAGCCAAGATTCAGGATGGAACGGTAAAACGAGAAGACCTATTCGTCACCAGCAAG TTGTGGCAGAAATACATGGCCCCAGAAGACGTGAAACCAGCGTTGCTGAACACACTGAAGGATTTGAAACTACATTATGTGGATCTGTACCTGATACACAAACCAACACCATATCAG aATATTGGCACAGACGCAATACCGAAGAATGAAAAGGGAGAAGTATTATTTAACGATGATATAGATCACGCAGCTACTTGGAAA GAAATGGAGAAGCTAGTTGACGAAGGACTTGTAAAATCTATCGGAATATCCAACTGTAACCATCATCAAGTTCAATTCTTCCTTGATAACAGTAGAATCAAACCTGTTGTCAACCAG TTTGAAACTCATCCTTATTTGACGATGACAAAGTTAGTAGAGTACTGTCAGTCACGTGGGGTTCACGTCACAGCTTCCAGTCCATTTGGAAGTCCAGGAGCACCAGA AGCCAATCCACCTGACCCATCTTTGTTGAAACATCCTAAAGTTACAGCATTAGCAGAACGCTATAAGAAGTCTACTGGTCAAGTTTTGTTAAGATTTCTAACCCAACAAAATATCAGCGTTGTGCCAAAAAGTGTCACGCCATCGAGAATCAAAGACAATCTTACG GTCTTTGATTTTGATCTAACTGATGAAGAGATGAAAGTACTGAAGTCTCTAAACATGAATTGGCGAGCTCACCCACATTTATG GGATCGACCTTGCCGACATTATCCATTCAATGAAAACTATGACTAG